Proteins encoded by one window of Leptospira barantonii:
- a CDS encoding NUDIX domain-containing protein has translation MDFFFKKKGLRVRVAALIENSQNEILLIQQKKKDSYYWLLPGGGIEFGESAEDALKRELKEELSLEMKSASFLLLNESIEPGGKRHLIQLVFAVNVKKEVPELNLKEKAITGFGYFSFAAVREMDLRPDIKSFLLQGDFQPAPFIKSTWVSEKK, from the coding sequence ATGGATTTTTTCTTTAAAAAAAAAGGATTGAGGGTCAGGGTCGCGGCCTTGATTGAAAATTCTCAAAACGAAATTCTTCTCATTCAACAAAAGAAAAAAGATTCTTACTATTGGCTTTTGCCCGGAGGCGGAATCGAATTCGGTGAAAGCGCGGAAGACGCTCTTAAAAGAGAACTCAAGGAAGAACTTTCTCTTGAAATGAAATCGGCTTCTTTTTTACTCTTAAATGAGTCCATTGAACCGGGCGGAAAAAGACATCTCATTCAACTCGTCTTTGCGGTGAACGTTAAAAAAGAAGTTCCCGAACTCAATCTGAAGGAAAAGGCGATCACCGGTTTCGGTTATTTTTCTTTCGCCGCGGTTCGTGAAATGGATCTTAGGCCCGATATCAAATCCTTTCTTTTGCAAGGGGATTTTCAACCGGCGCCCTTTATCAAAAGCACTTGGGTATCTGAAAAAAAATGA
- a CDS encoding mechanosensitive ion channel family protein: MGFEIDFLKSINPFILLKLNERSLAEELILVVYFIIFLILSYKVIILVLDFFRPTIDVTSRYNRRKMARMSFVILGLVTLLPVVFSGLSYLPTVMGLAGAGIVISLKDITLNFVGWFFIHGSNGFEVGDRIEIEGVRGDVINIGMNRFTLMEISSDPKSDQSTNRLVHFPNHFVILRQVIVVKDKMNYVWDEMRIKIPYDSDFEKAEELLNGIIRNNAIIDQGEIDYTLQELSKNYLVRLGKTSPIVYLSLEEGGILFSLRYLTHVRERRDMKTKISHQILKEFKQFPGIRIL, encoded by the coding sequence ATGGGTTTCGAAATCGATTTTCTGAAAAGTATCAATCCGTTCATTCTTCTTAAATTGAACGAACGGAGTCTTGCGGAAGAATTGATTTTAGTAGTTTACTTCATCATCTTTCTGATTCTTTCCTACAAGGTAATCATACTCGTTCTTGATTTTTTCAGACCGACGATCGACGTCACTTCGCGTTACAACCGAAGAAAGATGGCTCGAATGTCATTCGTCATTTTGGGTCTGGTCACTCTTTTGCCGGTCGTGTTTTCGGGGCTTTCCTATCTTCCCACCGTTATGGGTCTCGCGGGAGCGGGTATCGTCATTTCTCTCAAGGATATCACTCTCAACTTCGTTGGTTGGTTTTTTATCCACGGTAGTAACGGTTTCGAAGTGGGGGATCGTATCGAAATCGAAGGAGTTAGAGGGGACGTCATCAATATCGGGATGAACCGTTTTACTCTGATGGAAATTTCTTCCGATCCCAAGTCGGATCAATCCACAAACCGTCTTGTGCACTTTCCGAATCATTTCGTGATTCTTCGTCAAGTGATTGTGGTTAAGGATAAGATGAATTACGTTTGGGACGAGATGAGAATTAAAATTCCGTACGATTCCGATTTCGAAAAGGCCGAAGAACTTCTGAACGGAATCATTCGAAACAACGCGATCATCGATCAGGGTGAAATCGATTATACCCTTCAGGAACTTTCCAAAAATTATCTGGTTCGTTTGGGAAAAACTTCTCCCATCGTTTATCTTTCCTTGGAGGAAGGTGGAATTCTTTTTTCTCTGCGCTATCTTACGCACGTCCGGGAACGCAGGGATATGAAGACGAAAATTTCCCATCAGATCCTGAAGGAATTCAAACAGTTTCCCGGTATTCGAATTTTATAA
- a CDS encoding alpha-galactosidase codes for MRAILNYKVYEDSFTSSFEISGKELKSKSDCGNFSLSLGHKKTGKNEVFKPHLDWIGEQRPKAGTEILTLEIELPPHAIDEPKIFQHGYQSWSLSAVHPLSDPDESPRLDFLRYGQENVYTNHSGESGDWQSEGLLLLISSSKDPHYFAGAIAPGEQGVKFRVVSSQRKEALENSKKHSWISDSGVSLIYDFYRYEDFRGNKLALTPVGVTRFTIEPEAFLKKYFSELGKAHKVKLPTTPVPTGWCSWYHYYTKISEKIILKNLSLVKEKKLPIQFFQIDDGYQKEIGDWLTTNDKFPGGMRLIAEEIRREKLTPGIWLAPFLVRKKSEFYQKYPEAVLKDRDGKPVPALWNPLWGMDYTYCIDVTHPTSRDFLENVFKTIVKDYGYPYLKLDFLFAALLPGWTYDRGVSPHKRYADTIRFIRKVVGKDVFLLGCGAPIYPSIGLFDAMRISCDVAPFWGREKKRILAKDKHALSTERALINDITRSSMHRNLWYNDPDCLLVRESKNDMNPAQTQLMASVMAVSGGMILVSDDLSLIGEERLELLKKTLELGTKCRNKTPIPIGIASGLFPNALYNPAGFLGIWNPSEEENTIEIKTPFVSKLKQFPDFWTGKVPESFEYSSKTGILKLKLPAFGSVVLQTAKVV; via the coding sequence ATGAGAGCGATTTTAAACTACAAAGTCTATGAGGATTCCTTTACATCCTCTTTTGAAATTTCAGGGAAAGAATTAAAAAGCAAAAGCGATTGCGGAAATTTTTCGCTTTCACTCGGACACAAAAAGACGGGGAAGAATGAAGTCTTCAAACCTCATCTGGATTGGATCGGCGAACAAAGACCCAAGGCTGGAACCGAAATTCTCACCTTGGAAATCGAACTTCCTCCGCACGCGATCGACGAACCGAAAATTTTTCAACACGGTTATCAATCCTGGAGTCTTTCCGCGGTTCATCCTCTTTCGGATCCGGACGAATCTCCTCGTTTGGATTTTCTTCGCTACGGTCAGGAAAACGTTTATACGAATCATTCCGGAGAAAGCGGGGATTGGCAGAGCGAAGGTTTGCTTCTTCTCATTTCCTCCTCGAAAGATCCGCACTACTTCGCGGGAGCGATCGCTCCCGGAGAACAAGGAGTTAAGTTCAGAGTCGTTTCTTCCCAAAGAAAGGAAGCGCTGGAGAATTCCAAAAAACATTCTTGGATCTCGGATTCGGGCGTTTCTTTAATCTATGATTTTTATCGTTACGAGGACTTCAGAGGAAACAAACTCGCTCTGACTCCGGTCGGCGTGACTCGTTTTACGATCGAACCCGAAGCGTTCTTAAAAAAGTATTTTAGCGAATTAGGAAAAGCTCATAAAGTAAAACTTCCAACGACTCCGGTTCCCACCGGTTGGTGTTCTTGGTATCACTACTACACTAAGATTTCGGAGAAGATCATTCTCAAAAATCTTTCTCTCGTTAAGGAGAAAAAACTTCCGATTCAATTCTTTCAGATCGACGACGGTTATCAAAAAGAAATCGGAGATTGGCTTACCACAAACGATAAATTCCCCGGAGGAATGAGACTTATCGCGGAGGAGATTCGACGCGAAAAACTCACGCCGGGAATTTGGCTCGCACCGTTCTTGGTAAGAAAAAAATCGGAGTTCTATCAAAAATATCCGGAAGCGGTTTTAAAAGATCGGGACGGAAAACCGGTTCCCGCGCTTTGGAATCCTCTCTGGGGAATGGACTACACATACTGCATCGATGTCACCCATCCCACTTCCCGTGACTTTTTAGAAAACGTTTTCAAAACGATCGTAAAGGATTACGGTTATCCGTATCTCAAACTCGACTTTTTGTTCGCGGCTCTTCTTCCGGGTTGGACATACGACCGTGGAGTATCACCTCACAAACGTTATGCGGACACGATTCGATTCATTCGTAAGGTCGTGGGCAAGGACGTTTTTCTTTTGGGATGTGGCGCTCCGATCTATCCTTCGATCGGACTTTTCGACGCGATGCGGATCAGTTGCGACGTCGCTCCGTTTTGGGGAAGAGAAAAGAAAAGAATTCTCGCCAAAGACAAACACGCGCTGTCGACGGAAAGAGCTTTGATCAACGACATCACTCGTTCTTCGATGCACAGAAATCTTTGGTACAACGATCCGGATTGTCTTTTGGTTCGTGAAAGTAAAAACGATATGAATCCCGCGCAGACACAATTGATGGCGAGCGTGATGGCCGTTAGCGGTGGAATGATTCTCGTGAGCGACGACCTTTCTCTCATCGGAGAAGAACGATTGGAACTTCTCAAAAAGACATTGGAACTCGGAACGAAGTGCAGAAACAAAACGCCGATTCCGATCGGAATCGCATCGGGTTTGTTTCCAAACGCTCTTTATAATCCGGCAGGCTTTTTAGGAATTTGGAATCCGAGCGAGGAAGAAAATACGATCGAAATCAAAACTCCGTTCGTATCCAAGTTGAAACAATTCCCGGATTTTTGGACCGGAAAGGTTCCCGAGTCCTTTGAGTATTCCTCTAAAACGGGAATCTTAAAATTAAAACTTCCCGCGTTCGGCTCCGTGGTTTTACAAACCGCAAAAGTTGTTTGA
- a CDS encoding putative lipoprotein: protein MKRTLRLLTLLTLGLFIIGLNNCFIFESISAGMNSISKSSDSLDSLSKSVKSISGSVSSIFSSSSDDDEKKEKAYLKDVRDLTAMHIENGFQEIEFKNDLSTLALQNGLTNWKSLRVTYLGIGSGLKKAGVSEDKFQTFVSALGTSKPEVIESIRKGFHQL, encoded by the coding sequence ATGAAACGCACGCTACGATTACTGACTCTCTTAACGCTCGGACTTTTTATCATAGGTCTGAACAACTGCTTTATTTTCGAATCGATCTCGGCAGGAATGAACTCCATTAGTAAATCCTCGGATTCTTTGGACAGTCTTTCCAAATCGGTGAAATCCATTTCGGGATCGGTAAGTTCCATTTTCTCCTCTTCTTCGGACGACGATGAAAAAAAGGAAAAGGCTTATCTCAAAGACGTGCGCGATCTGACCGCGATGCACATCGAAAACGGATTTCAGGAAATCGAATTTAAAAACGATCTTTCCACTCTCGCTCTGCAAAACGGACTCACCAACTGGAAGTCGTTGCGCGTAACGTATCTCGGGATCGGAAGCGGTCTTAAAAAGGCGGGAGTGAGCGAAGATAAATTTCAAACATTCGTTTCCGCACTCGGAACTTCCAAACCCGAAGTGATCGAATCCATTCGCAAAGGATTTCATCAACTCTGA
- the pyk gene encoding pyruvate kinase — MKTLNGKKTKIVCTIGPASSSEEIVLSILKGGMDIARMNFSHGTHDSHKRVYDTLRKCEQISGFPLGIMADLQGPKIRTGKLKLNSVLLHKDQEITIVPDSEYQGDEHTIGCTYPNLINDIKEGDKILIDDGKLVLKVVSKKSDSALLKVIVGGILWSNKGINLPGTPISAPALSEKDIEDLKFALGLGVDYVALSFVRTGADLELARSMLQGSYTGLIAKIERPEALGNIDEIIERADGIMIARGDLGVEIDTEKVPILQKELIYKLNQAGKPVITATQMLESMIENPRPTRAEASDVANAVMDGTDAVMLSAESASGHYPVESVEIMSKIIQETETIDHIYEIHWNIKKTFLESERTALGNAAREIAHGIHANAIVNFTRSGYSALITSEMRPKVPIYSFTPFVTTARKMKLYRGVIPFVMPFFTRLEDMIAYMNQKLKEDEFLFPGDKVVILSGAPGTTVKSVDFLQIYKIH, encoded by the coding sequence ATGAAAACCCTGAACGGGAAAAAAACCAAAATCGTCTGCACCATCGGCCCCGCCTCGTCTTCGGAAGAGATCGTTCTTTCCATTCTCAAGGGGGGAATGGATATCGCTCGAATGAACTTTTCGCACGGCACTCACGATTCTCACAAAAGAGTGTACGACACTCTCCGCAAATGCGAGCAAATCTCCGGATTTCCTTTGGGAATTATGGCGGATCTACAAGGGCCCAAAATTCGAACCGGAAAATTAAAACTCAATTCCGTTCTGCTCCATAAGGATCAGGAAATCACGATCGTCCCCGACTCTGAATATCAAGGAGACGAACACACGATCGGTTGCACCTATCCCAATTTGATAAACGACATCAAGGAAGGAGATAAGATCCTCATCGACGACGGTAAGTTGGTCTTAAAAGTAGTGTCGAAAAAATCGGATTCGGCGCTTCTCAAGGTGATCGTGGGCGGAATTTTATGGAGTAACAAAGGAATCAATCTTCCCGGAACTCCGATTTCAGCGCCCGCACTTTCGGAAAAAGACATTGAGGATTTGAAATTCGCACTCGGCCTCGGAGTCGATTACGTTGCACTCAGCTTTGTCCGCACCGGAGCCGACTTGGAACTAGCAAGATCCATGTTGCAAGGAAGTTATACGGGGCTCATCGCAAAGATCGAAAGACCCGAAGCGTTAGGCAATATCGATGAAATCATAGAACGCGCGGACGGAATCATGATCGCAAGAGGAGATCTCGGCGTTGAGATCGATACCGAAAAGGTTCCCATTCTTCAGAAAGAACTCATCTACAAACTCAACCAAGCGGGCAAGCCGGTCATCACAGCGACGCAGATGCTCGAATCGATGATCGAAAATCCGAGACCGACACGAGCCGAAGCGAGCGACGTGGCGAATGCCGTGATGGACGGAACGGACGCGGTGATGTTATCCGCGGAATCCGCGAGCGGACATTATCCGGTTGAATCGGTCGAGATCATGTCGAAGATCATTCAGGAAACCGAAACGATCGATCATATCTACGAAATTCACTGGAATATAAAAAAGACGTTCTTGGAATCGGAAAGAACCGCACTCGGTAACGCGGCAAGGGAAATCGCACACGGGATTCACGCAAATGCGATCGTGAACTTCACAAGAAGCGGTTACTCGGCTCTCATCACTTCGGAAATGAGACCGAAGGTTCCGATCTATTCCTTTACTCCGTTCGTTACGACCGCGAGAAAGATGAAATTGTATCGGGGTGTGATTCCTTTTGTGATGCCGTTTTTTACGAGATTGGAAGACATGATCGCGTATATGAATCAGAAACTCAAAGAGGACGAATTTCTTTTTCCGGGAGATAAGGTGGTAATTCTTTCCGGCGCTCCGGGAACCACCGTCAAAAGCGTGGATTTTCTACAAATCTATAAGATTCATTGA
- a CDS encoding SpoIIE family protein phosphatase, with translation MTEFPLRPEIIILDDDRDVGETLELILNKLGYQSVFFDSVEQGKQYFEKELNPIVFLDIHMPGSSGLDILPYFKNLESKTQVIMMTGERDINNVVTSLTHKASDFLLKPFSIQTVQIAIQRAFDYYTILKEKDLRDEVIMRDLRLASRVQGKIFSIPDLSPYGIEADVTPVSFVSGDFNVILKKEKSILLLLGDVEDHGVTSGLIALLMTTLAKEEFKNSDNPSDILGRMNQELCLNIGTHSMTAACAILFPNEKKLVYARGGHPFPVHFHKEGFSFLKDKSGQLMGILEDLDFPSHEAGFDNGDVIFLFSDGIINNLNHPLIEELNQIHKSGNDSLKRMKVALDNYVRSSIPSREYRDDASYILLEIR, from the coding sequence ATGACGGAATTTCCCCTTAGACCGGAAATCATAATCCTCGACGACGATCGGGACGTGGGGGAAACTCTCGAACTCATTCTCAACAAACTCGGCTATCAAAGCGTATTTTTCGATTCGGTGGAGCAGGGTAAACAATACTTCGAAAAGGAATTAAACCCGATCGTTTTTCTGGACATTCACATGCCCGGGTCGAGCGGTCTCGATATTCTTCCTTATTTTAAGAATCTGGAATCCAAAACCCAGGTTATCATGATGACCGGAGAAAGGGACATCAACAACGTCGTGACTTCATTGACCCACAAGGCGAGCGACTTTCTTTTGAAGCCGTTCTCCATTCAGACGGTTCAGATCGCGATCCAAAGAGCATTCGATTATTATACTATTCTAAAAGAAAAGGATCTCCGCGACGAGGTAATCATGAGGGATCTTCGTCTTGCCTCCAGGGTTCAAGGAAAGATTTTTTCGATCCCGGATCTGAGTCCGTACGGAATCGAAGCGGACGTGACTCCTGTTTCCTTCGTAAGCGGGGACTTTAACGTGATTCTTAAAAAGGAAAAATCCATTCTTCTTCTTTTGGGAGACGTGGAAGATCACGGTGTCACTTCCGGACTCATCGCACTTTTGATGACCACCCTCGCCAAGGAAGAATTTAAGAATTCGGACAATCCGAGCGATATTCTGGGAAGAATGAACCAGGAACTTTGTCTGAACATCGGAACCCACAGTATGACCGCGGCTTGCGCGATTCTTTTTCCGAACGAAAAGAAACTCGTCTATGCGCGGGGAGGACATCCCTTCCCGGTTCACTTTCATAAGGAAGGATTTTCTTTTTTGAAGGATAAGTCCGGGCAGTTGATGGGAATATTAGAAGATCTTGATTTTCCAAGTCACGAAGCGGGCTTTGATAACGGAGATGTGATTTTTCTTTTTTCGGACGGGATCATCAACAATTTGAATCATCCGCTCATTGAGGAACTGAATCAAATTCACAAATCCGGAAACGATTCCTTAAAAAGAATGAAAGTGGCTCTTGATAATTACGTGCGTTCTTCCATTCCTTCCAGAGAATACAGAGACGACGCGTCTTATATTCTTTTGGAAATCAGATAA
- a CDS encoding ribonuclease D gives MPPKPSTIKPELFPGDLSQKRFEEYMADDRLAVDCEMMGLNPRRDRLCVVQICDSSNNVSLVQILPDQKEAPLLKSLFENPEIVKIFHFARMDSLFLRYRLGISLQNVFCTKIASKLARTYTDKHGLKDLIKEFYDEILDKKNQSSDWGKKILTKDQVDYASGDVKYLISLEQKLTEILAREGRETLAREAFACLPVFNQIDWLEMPALFEH, from the coding sequence ATGCCTCCAAAACCTTCAACTATAAAACCGGAGCTTTTTCCGGGGGATCTCTCTCAAAAAAGATTCGAGGAATACATGGCGGACGATCGTTTAGCGGTCGACTGCGAAATGATGGGACTCAATCCGAGAAGAGATCGACTCTGCGTGGTTCAGATCTGCGATTCTTCCAATAACGTAAGTTTGGTTCAAATTCTTCCCGATCAAAAGGAAGCGCCTCTTCTCAAGTCCTTATTCGAAAATCCGGAGATCGTAAAAATTTTTCATTTCGCGAGAATGGATTCTCTCTTTCTGCGTTATCGTTTGGGAATTTCTTTGCAGAACGTTTTCTGCACGAAGATCGCGAGCAAACTCGCGCGGACTTATACGGACAAACACGGTTTGAAAGATCTCATCAAGGAATTCTACGATGAGATTCTCGATAAAAAAAATCAGTCCTCCGATTGGGGTAAAAAAATTCTCACCAAGGATCAAGTGGACTACGCGAGCGGGGATGTGAAGTATCTGATTTCCCTCGAACAGAAGTTAACCGAAATTCTCGCGAGAGAAGGAAGGGAAACTCTCGCAAGAGAAGCGTTCGCTTGTCTTCCCGTTTTCAACCAGATCGATTGGCTTGAGATGCCCGCTCTTTTCGAACATTGA
- a CDS encoding histone deacetylase family protein, which translates to MEKQLERIGLVYHPDYNMDLGPHVFPARKYQMVYNLVKQDPKLADLYIYKPEPAKEKDLALVHTKEFLKDFFSLKLTERTQYSELPLTKQIVQSFVLAVGGTILATELTQKYKFVYHIGGGFHHSMPDRAEGFCYLNDAAIAGKLYQKEHPGKKILFIDLDLHQGNGNSVVFQEDPDVFTFSMHQDNLYPKKEKSGLDIPLGEGTDDKQYLELLEKSLNEIKADFKPDLIFYIAGADPFEGDSLGDLKLTFQGLRKRDKVVKDFALALNAPVVILPAGGYAKDFHDTVTIHYNTIKVFAAD; encoded by the coding sequence TTGGAGAAGCAGTTAGAACGAATTGGTTTGGTTTATCACCCAGATTATAACATGGATCTGGGTCCCCATGTATTTCCCGCAAGGAAATACCAAATGGTTTACAATCTTGTAAAACAAGATCCTAAACTTGCGGACCTCTATATATACAAGCCCGAGCCCGCTAAAGAGAAGGATTTAGCTTTGGTTCACACCAAAGAATTCCTCAAAGATTTTTTTTCACTCAAACTCACGGAAAGAACCCAGTATTCCGAACTTCCACTCACCAAACAGATCGTTCAGAGTTTTGTTTTAGCGGTCGGAGGTACGATACTCGCCACCGAATTGACTCAGAAATACAAGTTCGTTTATCATATAGGCGGCGGATTCCATCACAGTATGCCCGATCGTGCGGAAGGTTTCTGTTATCTGAACGACGCGGCGATCGCGGGTAAACTTTATCAGAAGGAACATCCGGGTAAAAAAATTCTTTTTATCGATTTGGACCTTCATCAAGGCAACGGAAATTCCGTCGTATTTCAAGAAGACCCGGACGTGTTTACATTCTCCATGCATCAGGACAATTTATATCCCAAGAAAGAAAAATCCGGTTTGGATATTCCTCTCGGAGAGGGAACGGACGATAAACAGTATCTTGAACTTTTGGAAAAATCTTTGAACGAGATCAAAGCGGACTTCAAACCGGATCTGATTTTTTATATCGCGGGGGCCGATCCTTTCGAAGGAGATTCTCTCGGAGATCTTAAGTTGACGTTTCAAGGATTGCGTAAACGGGACAAGGTCGTTAAGGACTTCGCACTTGCGTTAAACGCTCCTGTCGTGATTCTTCCCGCAGGCGGTTATGCGAAGGATTTTCACGATACGGTAACGATTCATTACAACACGATCAAAGTGTTTGCGGCCGATTGA
- the aroB gene encoding 3-dehydroquinate synthase, with product MSLIETIPVNTEHKSVPVHLHTDLSGLSEEIAKLPGVTSIFLITERSIHSLYSKYLEKELAPLGIPVREIYVKGGEKSKHIDRTGDVYNKLIEYGADRKSLILAFGGGVVGDFAGFIASTYLRGIRFVQIPTTLLACVDSSVGGKVAVNADFGKNMIGSFYQPEFVFAPLFALSTLPEREWKCGQAEIIKHSLLSGGEYWDKVKAHSFKDLNVDSSILPYLIAESVRFKANVVSSDEKETGLRKILNLGHTTAHAIESVTKYKKFSHGEAVAIGLVTALLLSEQKSSLDPITTTETIETLKNYGLPFQTKLKSKELAKHMLHDKKNVGGSIRFVLLEKPGSPVFDIPVESRDIILTIRKQKSL from the coding sequence ATGAGTCTTATTGAAACCATTCCGGTGAACACGGAACACAAATCCGTTCCGGTTCATCTTCATACGGATCTTTCCGGTTTGTCGGAAGAGATCGCAAAACTTCCCGGAGTCACTTCCATTTTTTTAATCACGGAAAGATCGATTCATTCTTTATATTCCAAATATCTGGAAAAGGAATTGGCTCCCCTCGGAATTCCGGTTCGCGAGATCTACGTCAAAGGCGGTGAAAAATCGAAACATATCGATCGAACCGGAGACGTATATAATAAACTCATTGAATACGGTGCGGATCGTAAGTCCCTGATTCTCGCTTTCGGCGGGGGAGTTGTGGGGGACTTTGCGGGTTTTATAGCGTCGACTTACTTGAGAGGAATTCGTTTCGTTCAGATTCCCACAACTCTACTCGCTTGTGTGGATTCTTCCGTGGGCGGTAAGGTTGCGGTGAACGCCGACTTCGGCAAGAATATGATCGGTTCTTTTTATCAACCCGAGTTTGTCTTCGCTCCTTTGTTCGCATTGTCCACACTTCCCGAACGAGAATGGAAATGCGGTCAGGCCGAGATCATCAAACATTCCCTTCTTTCCGGAGGAGAATATTGGGACAAGGTAAAAGCGCATTCATTCAAAGATTTGAATGTGGATTCTTCGATTCTTCCCTACTTGATCGCCGAGTCGGTTCGTTTTAAGGCGAACGTGGTTTCGAGCGACGAAAAGGAAACCGGTCTTCGCAAAATTTTGAATCTCGGTCATACCACCGCACACGCGATCGAATCGGTTACGAAATATAAAAAGTTTTCGCACGGAGAAGCGGTCGCGATCGGTCTTGTCACCGCGCTTTTGTTAAGCGAACAGAAATCGAGTCTGGATCCTATCACCACGACCGAAACGATCGAAACCCTGAAAAATTACGGCCTTCCGTTTCAAACAAAACTGAAGTCCAAGGAACTCGCAAAACATATGCTCCACGACAAAAAGAACGTCGGCGGTTCCATCCGTTTTGTTCTTTTGGAAAAACCGGGTTCGCCCGTTTTCGATATTCCGGTGGAATCCAGGGACATCATATTAACGATTCGTAAACAAAAGAGTCTCTGA
- the lepB gene encoding signal peptidase I → MKRKTISVLLNLFLPPFGFYYLKDRKLFGWFYLFALFSGLVGTLLTYSAFVNGSGRIAIFFLILYIVSVWGLWIYFTLRSESDNRSDTFPSAYWFLPIAFLILIVSGILIDELFKDRILKAKIQLSSGMQPALNVNDSFYITELFYTKELKHGDIVAYRDKDSERRFLGRIVGLPGDKIEFSDELTSDGFKVLRTSVNGEKSPQEISSVRTEEWKSGVKPANLIVLTEVIGDHLVPIFETRSQPVPIGVPSLTLQENEFYVLGDNRDDSYDSRTIGPIDADRVAGKFAFTYLSADGDLSKERICDGNQDLFCPMKRIYKIIILQNILWSRMGYDNRSR, encoded by the coding sequence ATGAAACGCAAAACGATCTCCGTTCTTTTGAATCTGTTTTTACCTCCGTTCGGTTTTTATTATCTTAAGGACAGAAAGTTGTTCGGTTGGTTTTATTTGTTCGCGCTTTTTTCCGGTTTAGTCGGAACCCTTTTGACTTATTCGGCCTTTGTGAACGGATCGGGTCGAATCGCGATTTTTTTTCTGATTCTTTATATCGTATCCGTCTGGGGACTTTGGATCTACTTCACTCTTCGTTCGGAATCGGACAATCGATCCGATACGTTTCCTTCCGCATATTGGTTTTTACCGATCGCCTTTTTGATTTTGATCGTTTCGGGGATTTTGATCGACGAACTTTTTAAAGACAGAATTTTAAAGGCAAAGATCCAGCTTTCCTCGGGGATGCAACCCGCTTTGAACGTGAACGATTCTTTCTATATTACGGAATTATTTTATACGAAAGAACTAAAACACGGGGACATCGTCGCGTATCGGGATAAGGATTCGGAACGACGTTTTTTGGGGAGAATCGTAGGTCTTCCCGGTGACAAGATCGAGTTTTCGGACGAATTGACTTCCGATGGATTTAAAGTTCTTAGAACTTCCGTAAACGGTGAAAAATCTCCGCAAGAGATTTCGTCCGTTCGTACGGAAGAATGGAAATCCGGCGTTAAACCCGCTAATCTGATTGTTTTGACGGAAGTCATAGGAGATCATCTGGTTCCGATCTTCGAAACCAGAAGTCAGCCGGTTCCGATTGGCGTTCCGAGCCTAACGCTCCAGGAAAACGAATTTTACGTTCTCGGGGATAATCGAGACGATTCCTATGATTCAAGAACGATCGGACCGATCGACGCGGATCGAGTCGCGGGAAAATTCGCGTTTACGTATCTTTCCGCGGACGGGGATCTATCGAAAGAGCGGATCTGCGACGGGAATCAGGATCTATTCTGTCCTATGAAACGAATTTATAAAATCATAATATTGCAAAATATTCTTTGGAGCCGCATGGGTTACGATAACCGAAGCCGATAA